Proteins from a genomic interval of Benincasa hispida cultivar B227 chromosome 7, ASM972705v1, whole genome shotgun sequence:
- the LOC120081980 gene encoding REF/SRPP-like protein At1g67360 — protein sequence MESESQNLELKHLGFVRIAVIQTIVCVTNLYDYAKQNSGPLRSAVESVESAVNTVVTPAYEKLRIAPDDVLVFLDEKVDKATHEFDKRAPPLAKQAVQITQHFIQKAARTGQELVNEFQTGGPRAAFHYAGNEYKQLVLDQAVKIWAGLNRLPSFHKFADMALPTTAQWLESYNCKVKEMRQKGYHVFDYCPEVPVSKIAKAFKQDEGKEKEETPPTTSEQAPPKHEPGSDSDSDSDSVAVPN from the exons ATGGAGAGCGAAAGCCAGAATTTGGAGCTGAAGCATCTAGGTTTTGTTAGGATTGCGGTGATTCAGACGATTGTGTGTGTCACGAATCTGTATGATTACGCGAAGCAGAACTCTGGACCTTTGAGATCTGCGGTTGAAAGTGTGGAGAGCGCTGTTAACACTGTTGTAACTCCTGCTTACGAGAAGCTTCGAATCGCACCTGATGATGTTCTTGTTTTTCTTGACGAGAAG GTTGACAAAGCTACACATGAGTTTGATAAGCGTGCTCCTCCTCTAGCAAAACAAGCAGTTCAAATTACGCAGCATTTTATCCAAAAAGCTGCTAGAACTGGACAAGAACTTGTGAATGAGTTTCAAACCGGCGGACCACGTGCAGCGTTTCACTATGCCGGGAACGAGTACAAGCAGTTGGTTCTAGATCAAGCGGTGAAGATATGGGCGGGGCTGAACCGGCTTCCATCGTTCCACAAGTTTGCAGACATGGCATTGCCAACCACGGCTCAGTGGTTGGAGAGCTACAATTGCAAGGTGAAAGAAATGAGGCAGAAGGGATACCATGTCTTCGACTATTGTCCCGAGGTTCCTGTGAGTAAGATAGCAAAGGCGTTTAAGCAGGACGAGGggaaggagaaggaagaaacACCTCCAACTACTTCTGAACAAGCTCCACCCAAGCACGAACCGGGTTCGGATTCTGATTCGGATTCGGATTCGGTTGCAGTTCCCAATTAG